In one window of Helianthus annuus cultivar XRQ/B chromosome 17, HanXRQr2.0-SUNRISE, whole genome shotgun sequence DNA:
- the LOC110925112 gene encoding PTI1-like tyrosine-protein kinase 2, protein MCGRLAYDKIYGEKGLPSVARQRYNEGTLKGMVDPKLMEADEIISMLKGGVNQDSLETFLKIAYQCLAETQTGRPTMEVIIKELEEALNFQKNKDNLHILLKAIKLGTQNFSGGNCIGEGRFWKLYEGEVAHAYVCTRVIVKRWDEKYHQGHIQFLMEFETLLKYKHENIIGLVGYCNEMNEKIIVYEHACNGSLDKHLDNPSLTWMKRLKICIDVATGLQILHKDGAKQEGSIMHRDIRSGSILVDGNWNAKISNLEFSNKVLVVDRAEHVDDIACTSLGYMDLKYEFEGFLTQRSDIYSFGVILFEMLCGRLAWAEGCENHSHSLGPMAVRYYNEEGNLDKMIFEGIKEQITPQSLTIFQTVAIQCLEIDQDERPAIDQLIIQLKKALEFQVKNKEIERFTDAVECSRQQILHIKCKITSQMLSANTQYACNLVFKLSEMCCGLHGPVIARDLFNWKNKETGILYFRYPNPWNMRDTDWVPRQRKDGWMEVIVWKFNSNYELKNDYLFVNLKLITYERTMSGLIARSIKFRPI, encoded by the exons ATGTGTGGGAGGTTGGCATATGATAAAATCTATGGTGAGAAAGGGCTTCCATCAGTAGCTCGACAACGCTACAATGAAGGAACACTAAAGGGAATGGTAGATCCAAAATTAATGGAAGCCGATGAAATCATTTCTATGCTAAAAGGGGGTGTCAATCAGGATTCTCTAGAAACGTTCTTAAAAATTGCATATCAATGTTTGGCAGAAACTCAAACCGGGCGTCCAACTATGGAAGTCATTATCAAAGAACTTGAAGAAGCATTGAATTTTCAA AAAAACAAGGATAACCTACATATATTACTTAAAGCAATAAAATTGGGCACACAAAACTTCAGTGGCGGCAATTGCATTGGAGAAGGAAGATTTTGGAAGCTTTATGAAGGAGAAGTTGCGCATGCTTACGTATGTACCCGTGTTATAGTAAAGCGTTGGGATGAAAAGTATCATCAAGGACATATTCAGTTTTTGATGGAGTTTGAAACTCTTCTCAAATATAAACATGAGAACATCATTGGTCTTGTAGGCTACTGTAATGAAATGAATGAAAAAATCATCGTTTACGAGCATGCCTGTAATGGAAGTCTCGATAAACATTTGGATAATCCTAGTCTTACGTGGATGAAACGCCTCAAGATATGCATTGATGTTGCAACTGGATTGCAAATTCTTCATAAAGATGGTGCAAAGCAAGAGGGTTCGATAATGCATAGGGATATTAGAAGTGGTAGCATTCTAGTTGATGGTAATTGGAATGCTAAAATTTCTAATTTGGAGTTCTCCAACAAAGTATTGGTTGTTGACAGAGCTGAACATGTGGATGATATTGCTTGCACCTCGTTGGGATACATGGACCTAAAGTACGAATTTGAGGGTTTCTTAACGCAACGCTCAGATATATACTCGTTTGGTGTGATTTTATTTGAGATGTTGTGCGGGAGATTGGCATGGGCAGAGGGATGTGAGAATCACTCTCATTCGTTAGGACCTATGGCTGTAAGATACTACAATGAAGAAGGAAACCTTGACAAGATGATATTTGAGGGTATAAAGGAACAAATTACACCACAATCATTGACTATATTTCAAACGGTTGCCATTCAATGCTTAGAGATTGACCAGGATGAGCGGCCAGCTATAGACCAGTTAATAATACAGCTTAAAAAGGCATTGGAATTCCAA GTAAAAAacaaagaaattgaaag ATTTACTGACGCAGTTGAGTGTTCACGACAACAAATATTGCACATCAAGTGCAAGATTACAAGTCAAATGTTGTCAGCAAACACCCAATATGCGTGCAACCTTGTGTTCAAGCTTTCAGAGATGTGTTGTGGGTTGCATGGTCCGGTGATTGCACGGGATTTATTCAATTGGAAAAACAAAGAGACGGGAATTCTTTATTTTAGATATCCAAACCCCTGGAATATGCGCGATACTGACTGGGTTCCAAGGCAAAGGAAAGATGGATGGATGGAGGTTATTGTGTGGAAATTCAACTCAAATTATGAGCTTAAAAATGATTATCTTTTTGTTAATTTGAAACTCATAACTTATGAACGGACTATGTCGGGCCTTATTGCACGTAGCATCAAGTTTCGTCCAATCTAA
- the LOC110925110 gene encoding uncharacterized protein LOC110925110 gives MSGTSGQNPIIIQKEGSSLSQFQCPILKPTNYTVWAIRIKTILEANGLWETIEPAENATVDTKKDKSAIAYLFQAIPEDVVLQVASCKTAKEIWDNLKVRHVGVDRVQKARIHTLLSEFELLQMKDDDTIDSFTAKINSIVTRATEVGTTLSQPTLVRKLLNGVPDKFTQIVASMEQYSDLETMTLDEAIGRLKAYEERLKLKKKESPVNNLEELLYAGHGQHVGNHGRGRFRPSRGRGRGNYQHRGEGHTSYESEGTDKPQSDDSKQETPIMRGKSKITCYRCEKLGHYAYECPTKKTKESETLLVEIEEDDNEPTLLMCLDAEEK, from the coding sequence ATGTCAGGAACATCCGGACAAAATCCGATAATAATACAGAAGGAAGGAAGTTCTCtttcccagtttcagtgtccgattttgaaaccaacaaactatacggTTTGGGCTATTCGTATCAAGACGATTCTTGAAGCAAATGGTTTATGGGAAACGATTGAACCAGCAGAAAATGCAACGGTAGACACTAAGAAGGATAAATCTGCAATTGCATACTTGTTTCAAGCAATACCAGAAGATgttgtattgcaagttgcaagTTGTAAGACTGCAAAGGAAATTTGGGATAATCTAAAGGTAAGACACGTTGGTGTTGATCGGGTACAAAAGGCGCGTATACACACGCTATTATCAGAATTTGAATTGTTGCAAATGAAGGATGACGACACTATTGATTCATTTACCGCAAAGATTAATAGTATCGTTACCCGGGCAACTGAAGTAGGAACGACGTTGAGTCAACCGACTCTAGTACGCAAACTCCTAAATGGTGTACCGGATAAGTTTACTCAAATCGTTGCCTCCATGGAACAATACTCCGATCTAGAAACAATGACGCTAGATGAGGCTATTGGTAGATTAAAAGCGTATGAAGAAAGGTTAAAGTTGAAGAAAAAGGAAAGCCCCGTGAACAATCTAGAAGAACTCTTGTATGCGGGTCATGGACAACATGTTGGAAATCATGGACGAGGGAGATTCCGTCCCTCACGAGGCCGAGGGAGAGGAAATTATCAACATAGGGGTGAAGGGCACACCTCTTACGAGTCGGAAGGAACCGACAAACCACAAAGTGATGATAGCAAGCAAGAGACACCGATTATGAGAGGTAAGTCGAAAATCACTTGCTATAGATGTGAGAAACTTGGGCACTATGCCTATGAATGCCCAACCAAGAAAACCAAAGAAAGTGAGACACTATTGGTCGAAATAGAAGAAGATGATAATGAACCGACACTTCTGATGTGCCTAGACGCTGAAGAGAAATAG